Proteins from a single region of Stappia sp. ES.058:
- a CDS encoding ABC transporter ATP-binding protein produces MEKSLFRFIWQYSKRQQVVILLITVLSYPVSYILLELPKLIVNDAIQGELFPREVLGFEFDQISYLVLLCFVFLGLVVVSNGIKLVLNVYKGRLGERMLRRLRFELFQRVLRFRLPHFKKVSSGEIIPMITSEVEDVGGFIGEAVALPAYQGGMLAVQIGFIFMQDPLLGLAAISSYPMQAYIIPKLQKKVILLSRQRVRNVRVIADKIGESITGVSEIHANDASAWHSADLSDRLYANYKIRFKIFNWKYFIKFLNNFMNQLTPFLFYLIGGWLVIEGNLSIGALLAVIAAYKDLAGPWKELLAYYQMVADVDVKYQTVVENFDPPDIYPVTRLVTDEPEPLYGALALKNVSVSGGAAGQEAFDVSLTVEPDRHLAVIGPDGSGRSEVLQLAAGLLGPTSGRVEIGGRNLETLSESVLGRQIAYVGPAVHVWTGTVRDNIFYGLRHRPLRPPERTGDHKAEYARRLSEAQLTSNPQYDIEAEWEDLDAVECSDMDELAERALALIEVTGLAADVFRMGLQATIDPEWQPEFADSILAARRALADRVANDERFSAMIELWQIDRFNNSASIAENLLFAAPADPAIGIDTLASDPDIDAALKDSGLHARLVEIGQKIAETMVELFANISDDSGLLGDYSFITQDELPEFERILRAGKSGSGKGGLTPTDEQRLIGLAFKLIPARHRLGVLDDDMRGEIVAARATFHKRMDEAERRFVVFDRDRFVAPMTIEDNLLFGRPRVDRRDAREKIDTVIRALVDEMELRRPIIRAGLGFHVGVAGSRLSAGQRRRVALVRALMKNAPVTILDETATGNSDDEKALRKVIREELEGRMLLFGASNLIVAEEFDHSIVMNQGRVTESASGDNDAD; encoded by the coding sequence ATGGAAAAAAGCCTCTTCAGGTTTATCTGGCAGTACAGCAAGAGGCAGCAGGTCGTTATCCTGCTGATCACCGTGCTGTCCTATCCGGTGAGTTACATCCTCCTGGAGCTGCCCAAGCTGATTGTCAACGACGCGATCCAGGGCGAACTGTTTCCCCGGGAGGTCCTTGGGTTCGAGTTCGACCAGATCTCCTATCTCGTCCTGTTGTGTTTCGTGTTTCTCGGCCTTGTGGTGGTCTCGAACGGCATCAAGCTCGTCCTGAACGTCTACAAGGGACGTCTGGGCGAACGCATGCTTCGGCGCCTCAGGTTTGAGCTGTTCCAGCGTGTGCTGAGGTTCCGCCTTCCGCATTTCAAAAAAGTGAGTTCGGGCGAGATCATTCCGATGATCACCTCCGAAGTTGAGGACGTCGGCGGCTTCATCGGCGAAGCGGTGGCACTGCCTGCCTATCAGGGCGGTATGCTCGCGGTCCAGATCGGCTTCATCTTCATGCAGGATCCGCTTTTGGGGCTGGCGGCGATTTCGTCCTACCCGATGCAGGCCTACATCATCCCCAAGCTGCAGAAAAAGGTCATTCTGCTGTCGCGGCAAAGGGTGCGTAATGTTCGTGTGATTGCCGACAAAATCGGGGAAAGCATCACCGGCGTTTCCGAAATTCATGCGAACGACGCGTCAGCCTGGCATTCGGCCGACCTTTCCGATCGTCTCTACGCTAACTACAAGATTCGTTTCAAAATATTCAACTGGAAATACTTCATAAAGTTCTTGAATAACTTCATGAACCAGTTGACGCCGTTTTTGTTCTACCTGATCGGCGGTTGGCTGGTGATCGAGGGCAACCTGTCGATCGGCGCGCTTCTTGCCGTGATCGCCGCCTACAAGGACCTTGCCGGTCCCTGGAAGGAATTGCTCGCCTATTACCAGATGGTCGCCGATGTCGACGTGAAGTACCAAACGGTCGTGGAAAATTTCGATCCGCCGGACATCTACCCCGTGACGCGTCTCGTCACGGACGAGCCCGAGCCGCTATACGGCGCTCTTGCGCTGAAGAATGTCAGCGTTTCGGGCGGAGCTGCGGGCCAGGAAGCCTTCGATGTGTCGCTGACCGTCGAGCCGGACCGGCACCTTGCGGTCATCGGTCCGGACGGCTCCGGTCGATCCGAGGTGCTGCAGCTCGCGGCGGGATTGCTTGGTCCGACCAGCGGACGGGTCGAAATCGGCGGGCGAAATCTCGAGACGTTGAGCGAATCCGTGCTCGGCCGGCAGATCGCGTATGTCGGACCGGCGGTGCATGTCTGGACCGGAACGGTGCGCGACAACATCTTCTACGGATTGCGGCACAGGCCCCTGCGTCCGCCTGAGCGGACCGGCGATCACAAGGCGGAATACGCCCGCCGGCTCTCCGAGGCGCAACTGACCAGCAATCCGCAATATGACATCGAGGCGGAATGGGAGGATCTGGACGCGGTCGAGTGTTCGGATATGGATGAACTCGCCGAGCGCGCCCTGGCCCTGATCGAGGTCACCGGTCTTGCAGCGGATGTGTTTCGCATGGGATTGCAGGCGACCATCGATCCGGAGTGGCAGCCGGAGTTCGCGGACTCGATTCTGGCCGCGCGTCGGGCGCTCGCCGACCGGGTCGCGAATGACGAACGCTTTTCCGCGATGATCGAGCTCTGGCAGATCGACCGGTTCAACAACAGCGCCAGCATTGCCGAGAATCTGCTGTTCGCGGCGCCCGCGGATCCGGCCATCGGGATCGACACCCTGGCATCCGATCCCGATATCGATGCGGCCTTGAAGGATTCGGGTCTCCACGCGCGGCTGGTTGAGATAGGTCAGAAGATCGCCGAGACGATGGTCGAACTCTTCGCCAATATCAGTGACGATTCCGGTCTGCTGGGCGATTACTCGTTTATCACGCAGGACGAGTTGCCCGAATTCGAGCGGATCCTGCGGGCCGGGAAGTCCGGTTCGGGCAAGGGCGGACTGACGCCGACCGATGAACAGCGACTGATCGGCCTTGCCTTCAAGCTGATCCCCGCCCGGCACCGTCTCGGCGTTCTCGACGATGACATGCGTGGCGAGATCGTTGCTGCCCGTGCCACATTCCACAAGCGCATGGATGAGGCGGAACGCCGTTTCGTCGTGTTCGATCGCGATCGCTTCGTCGCGCCGATGACCATCGAGGACAATCTGCTGTTCGGGCGGCCGCGGGTCGACCGGCGGGATGCGCGCGAGAAGATCGACACGGTGATCCGCGCGTTGGTCGATGAGATGGAGTTGCGCCGCCCGATCATTCGTGCGGGACTGGGCTTCCATGTGGGCGTGGCCGGGTCGCGGCTTTCGGCAGGCCAGCGTCGGCGCGTCGCGTTGGTGCGCGCGCTGATGAAGAATGCGCCGGTTACGATCCTCGACGAGACGGCGACGGGAAACAGCGACGACGAAAAGGCGCTGCGCAAGGTGATCCGCGAGGAACTCGAAGGGCGCATGCTGTTGTTCGGCGCGTCGAATTTGATCGTCGCGGAGGAATTCGACCATAGTATCGTGATGAACCAGGGACGGGTGACGGAGAGCGCGTCGGGAGACAACGATGCCGATTGA
- a CDS encoding SDR family NAD(P)-dependent oxidoreductase: MKLGEGISAVVTGGASGLGAATARRLAAAGVKVTLFDMNVEAGEAVARDIGGAFVAVDVTSEDSVTKGFAAAREHFGVERILVNCAGIAPVAKTTSRGEPHPMDMFEKVIAVNLVGTFRCIAHSSTAMTALGPVTDDGERGVIVSTASVAAFDGQIGQVAYAASKGGVAAATLPIARDLSKSGVRVMTIAPGLFETPMLLGLPEDVQASLGQQVPFPSRLGKPDEYANLVAAIIDNPMLNGETIRLDGAIRMAPR, translated from the coding sequence ATGAAATTGGGGGAAGGCATTTCGGCCGTGGTAACGGGCGGCGCATCTGGTCTCGGGGCTGCAACGGCCCGTCGCCTGGCGGCTGCCGGTGTGAAGGTCACGCTGTTCGACATGAACGTCGAGGCGGGCGAGGCTGTCGCCAGGGACATCGGTGGAGCTTTCGTGGCCGTCGATGTTACCAGCGAAGACAGCGTCACAAAGGGGTTTGCCGCCGCCCGCGAGCACTTTGGCGTGGAACGGATCCTGGTCAATTGCGCCGGCATTGCGCCGGTGGCGAAGACCACGTCGCGTGGCGAGCCACACCCCATGGACATGTTCGAAAAGGTGATCGCCGTCAATCTCGTCGGCACGTTCCGCTGCATTGCGCATTCCTCGACCGCGATGACCGCACTCGGTCCGGTGACCGATGACGGTGAGCGCGGGGTGATCGTCTCGACGGCGTCTGTCGCCGCTTTCGACGGCCAGATCGGGCAGGTTGCCTATGCGGCATCGAAGGGCGGCGTTGCCGCCGCAACCCTGCCGATTGCACGGGACCTTTCGAAGTCGGGTGTGCGTGTCATGACGATTGCCCCCGGCCTGTTCGAAACGCCGATGCTGCTCGGATTGCCGGAAGATGTTCAGGCCTCCTTGGGCCAGCAGGTGCCGTTCCCCTCGCGCCTCGGCAAGCCCGACGAATACGCCAATCTTGTCGCCGCGATCATCGACAATCCGATGCTCAACGGCGAGACGATCCGCCTTGACGGGGCGATCCGAATGGCGCCGCGCTGA
- a CDS encoding glycosyltransferase family protein produces MTNTSPKVLIYSHDSFGLGHLRRCRTIAHALTERFEDLSVLILSGSPIIGSFEFRSRVDFVRIPGVIKLRNGEYTPLSLSLNIEHILAIRSSIIEHTAQVFDPDILIVDKEPLGLRGEILSTLEMLKARGTTRLVLGLRDVMDDPTHLREEWTRKNVDPALERLYDEIWVYGPPDLHDPLAGMDLPAAVHAKATNTGYLRRDIPADAKITEPLPFDDEPYILVTPGGGGDGVELVDWVMRAYEARTQPLFPALIVLGPFMPASSATEFLSRAEHLRDVHILRFLPTIEPYMAGAKAIVGMGGYNTFCEILSFDKPTLMVPRVVPRREQSIRASRAQAIDLLKVLPIEDYPNVDKMIAALVALPNSNPPSAAGIDNLLGGLDVIGDRVETILAQKPFSGELLVNARGGD; encoded by the coding sequence ATGACTAACACTTCCCCGAAAGTGCTGATTTACAGCCATGATTCCTTTGGCCTGGGCCACTTGCGGCGCTGCCGCACGATCGCGCATGCGCTCACAGAACGATTCGAGGATCTCTCGGTTCTGATCCTGTCAGGATCCCCGATCATCGGCAGTTTCGAATTCCGATCGCGCGTCGACTTCGTCCGCATTCCAGGCGTCATCAAGCTCAGGAACGGCGAATACACGCCGCTTTCGCTGTCGCTCAACATCGAGCACATTCTGGCGATTCGCTCCTCGATCATCGAGCACACCGCACAGGTGTTCGATCCCGATATCCTGATTGTCGACAAGGAACCGCTCGGCCTGCGCGGCGAGATCCTGAGCACGCTCGAGATGCTCAAGGCTCGCGGAACGACGCGGCTCGTTCTCGGCCTGCGCGACGTAATGGACGATCCCACGCACCTGCGTGAGGAGTGGACCCGCAAGAACGTCGACCCGGCGCTTGAGCGGCTCTACGACGAGATCTGGGTCTACGGACCGCCCGACCTGCACGACCCGCTGGCGGGCATGGACCTCCCGGCCGCGGTGCATGCCAAGGCGACCAACACCGGCTATCTGCGCCGCGACATTCCCGCCGATGCCAAAATCACCGAACCGCTGCCCTTCGACGACGAACCCTATATTCTCGTCACGCCGGGCGGCGGCGGCGACGGCGTCGAGCTTGTCGACTGGGTGATGCGTGCCTATGAAGCCCGCACCCAGCCGCTGTTTCCCGCCCTGATCGTGCTCGGGCCCTTCATGCCGGCTTCCTCGGCGACCGAATTCCTGTCGCGGGCGGAGCACCTTCGCGACGTTCATATCCTGCGCTTCCTGCCGACAATCGAGCCCTACATGGCCGGCGCCAAGGCCATCGTCGGAATGGGCGGCTACAACACCTTTTGCGAGATCCTGTCCTTCGACAAGCCGACACTGATGGTGCCGCGCGTGGTCCCGCGACGGGAACAGTCGATCCGCGCATCCCGCGCCCAAGCCATCGACCTGCTCAAGGTGCTGCCGATCGAAGACTACCCGAACGTGGACAAGATGATCGCGGCGCTCGTTGCCCTGCCGAATTCAAATCCTCCCTCCGCCGCCGGCATCGACAATCTGCTTGGGGGCCTCGACGTGATCGGCGATCGGGTCGAAACCATTCTCGCGCAGAAACCGTTTTCCGGAGAGCTTCTTGTCAACGCGCGCGGCGGCGACTGA
- a CDS encoding MBL fold metallo-hydrolase, producing the protein MSQLSLKLWGVRGSTPTPGAGTLRYGGETTCFEFRAGEDAILIDCGSGARNLGVELHAAPPRAFDLFFTHTHLDHICGLPFFTPAYDDRFSITAWAGHFADRSGLMDIICRIMSPPIFPVAANKLRAVSFRNFRSGDTVERGDGIALRTVALNHPGGATGYRLDHFGKSICIITDHEHGNAEIDKAVRRFVEGADVMIYDAMYTDAEYDRFVGWGHSTWQKGVELALDAGVACPVLFHHDPRRTDDELDAIGEAAAKRHPGTLVAREGMVLNP; encoded by the coding sequence GTGTCGCAGTTGTCGTTGAAATTGTGGGGTGTGCGCGGATCGACGCCCACGCCGGGTGCCGGCACCCTCCGTTATGGCGGGGAAACCACCTGTTTCGAATTTCGCGCCGGAGAAGATGCCATCCTGATCGATTGTGGATCGGGTGCCCGAAATCTCGGTGTGGAGCTTCATGCCGCGCCTCCGCGCGCCTTCGACCTGTTCTTCACCCACACGCATCTTGATCACATTTGCGGCCTGCCGTTTTTCACCCCGGCCTATGACGACCGCTTCTCGATCACCGCCTGGGCTGGACATTTCGCCGACCGGTCCGGGCTTATGGACATCATCTGCCGGATCATGTCGCCTCCGATCTTTCCCGTCGCCGCCAACAAGCTCCGGGCGGTGTCCTTTCGCAATTTCCGGTCCGGGGACACGGTCGAACGCGGAGACGGCATCGCGCTGCGGACGGTTGCACTCAATCACCCCGGCGGGGCCACCGGATATCGATTGGACCATTTCGGGAAGTCCATCTGCATCATCACCGATCATGAGCATGGCAACGCCGAGATCGACAAGGCCGTGCGGCGGTTCGTCGAGGGGGCGGATGTGATGATCTACGATGCCATGTACACGGATGCCGAATATGACCGCTTTGTCGGGTGGGGGCATTCGACCTGGCAAAAGGGCGTGGAACTGGCGTTGGATGCCGGCGTCGCCTGCCCGGTTCTATTTCACCATGACCCGCGTCGGACGGACGACGAGCTTGATGCCATTGGCGAGGCTGCCGCAAAGCGTCATCCCGGGACGCTTGTGGCGCGTGAAGGGATGGTGCTGAACCCGTAA
- a CDS encoding glycosyltransferase family 4 protein, translated as MRIAFTAPMKPLDDPVPSGDRTMGRLIVRALETAGHEVSVASRFRAWRKDGGIDMQVALEAEARREAGRIESQWRAAGTRPDAFLTYHLYHKAPDWIGPALADAFDIPYAVIEASRAPKRRTGAWAHGFAAADAALARADRVAALHSADLECLTSVVPAERLTVCAPFLDEAPFRHAAEAKTCLSSPIRLLAVAMMRPGDKRASYKLLADALALLPDRPWQLTIAGDGPCQAEIAQWFDPARVTFTGAVTEDDMPALYAGHDALVWPAIREAFGFVFLEAQASGLAVVGGDTFGVPEVVADGTSGLLSPEGDVAAFAKNLARLMDDPGLVAHLARGATANINGRHSLASGAARLDALMRCAQATHAAGYTGDRP; from the coding sequence ATGCGCATCGCCTTCACCGCTCCGATGAAACCGCTGGACGATCCCGTGCCGTCCGGCGATCGCACCATGGGCCGGCTGATCGTGCGCGCGCTGGAAACGGCGGGGCACGAGGTCTCGGTCGCCTCACGGTTTCGCGCCTGGCGCAAGGACGGCGGCATCGACATGCAGGTCGCGCTGGAGGCCGAGGCGAGGCGTGAGGCGGGCCGGATAGAGAGCCAATGGCGTGCCGCCGGCACGCGCCCGGACGCGTTTCTCACCTATCACCTCTATCACAAGGCGCCAGACTGGATCGGCCCGGCACTCGCCGATGCCTTCGACATTCCCTATGCGGTGATCGAGGCGAGCCGGGCGCCCAAGCGTCGCACCGGCGCCTGGGCGCACGGGTTCGCCGCCGCCGATGCCGCGCTTGCCCGTGCAGACCGCGTCGCAGCGCTCCACAGCGCGGATCTCGAATGCCTGACATCCGTCGTGCCCGCGGAGCGGCTCACCGTCTGCGCGCCCTTCCTGGACGAGGCGCCGTTCCGGCACGCCGCCGAAGCAAAAACCTGCCTCTCCTCGCCAATCCGCCTGCTCGCGGTCGCGATGATGCGACCCGGCGACAAGCGGGCGTCCTACAAGCTTCTGGCGGACGCTCTTGCCCTGCTGCCGGATCGCCCCTGGCAGTTGACCATTGCCGGCGACGGTCCGTGCCAGGCGGAGATCGCGCAATGGTTCGATCCCGCGCGCGTCACCTTCACCGGCGCCGTTACGGAAGACGACATGCCCGCACTCTACGCAGGCCACGACGCGCTCGTCTGGCCGGCGATCCGCGAGGCCTTCGGCTTCGTCTTCCTGGAAGCACAGGCAAGCGGGCTTGCGGTTGTCGGCGGCGACACCTTCGGCGTGCCCGAAGTGGTGGCCGACGGGACCAGCGGGCTTCTGTCACCGGAAGGCGACGTTGCCGCATTCGCCAAAAACCTTGCACGCCTGATGGACGATCCCGGTCTCGTGGCCCATCTGGCACGGGGCGCAACCGCCAACATCAACGGGCGCCACAGCCTGGCGAGCGGGGCGGCGCGTCTCGACGCGCTGATGCGCTGCGCTCAGGCTACGCATGCCGCCGGTTACACAGGAGATCGGCCGTGA
- a CDS encoding glycosyltransferase family 4 protein, translating to MSRLAVVVKGYPRLSETFIAQEILGLQTRGVDQLIVALRKPYDPFIHEVHRRITADVLYLPEYLKDDPARVARARRWAHARPEYAAARALFEADFARESNAGRQRRWGQACVLAHELPDDVSWIHTHYLHTPCTVARYAAHLSGRRWSFSAHAKDIWTSAEWDLKVKLDDAAWGVTCTRVNVDHLNALSGTPDKVDLVYHGLDFSPFPLPDAARSTTDGSAGSPVRLLSVGRAVEKKGYDDLLHALAALPPALHWHFDHIGGGEKVEELKALGNRLGLSKRISWKGARPREDVIAAAKRADFFVLTSKIAKSGDRDGLPNVLMEAQAMGLCCLATRVSAIPELIRDGETGVLVPPADRPAIAAALEALIRSPETRDRLGRAAAQDVRARFSADPGLDFLADRFRKIL from the coding sequence ATGTCGCGTCTCGCCGTTGTCGTAAAAGGCTACCCACGCCTGTCGGAAACCTTCATTGCCCAGGAAATCCTCGGGCTTCAAACGCGCGGGGTCGACCAGCTCATCGTCGCTTTGCGCAAGCCCTACGACCCCTTCATTCATGAGGTGCATCGCCGGATCACGGCTGATGTTCTCTATCTGCCAGAATACCTGAAGGACGACCCCGCCCGCGTGGCCCGGGCGCGCCGATGGGCGCACGCGCGGCCCGAATATGCCGCCGCGCGGGCGCTCTTCGAGGCGGATTTCGCACGCGAATCCAATGCCGGACGGCAGCGACGCTGGGGTCAGGCCTGTGTGCTGGCCCACGAGTTGCCTGACGACGTCTCCTGGATCCACACACATTATCTGCACACGCCCTGCACGGTTGCCCGTTATGCCGCGCATCTGTCGGGCCGGCGCTGGTCGTTTTCCGCCCACGCCAAGGACATCTGGACGAGCGCGGAGTGGGATCTGAAGGTCAAACTCGACGACGCCGCCTGGGGCGTCACCTGCACCAGGGTCAATGTCGATCACCTCAACGCGCTTTCCGGCACGCCGGACAAGGTGGACCTTGTCTATCACGGGCTGGACTTCTCGCCCTTCCCGCTGCCGGATGCCGCGCGAAGCACGACCGACGGATCCGCCGGCTCTCCCGTGCGCCTGCTCTCCGTCGGGCGGGCGGTGGAAAAGAAGGGATACGACGACCTCCTGCATGCCCTGGCCGCATTGCCGCCCGCCCTGCACTGGCACTTCGATCATATCGGTGGTGGGGAAAAAGTGGAGGAGTTGAAGGCGCTCGGCAACCGGCTCGGCCTCAGCAAGCGGATCTCCTGGAAGGGCGCGCGCCCGCGCGAGGACGTGATTGCGGCCGCGAAACGCGCGGATTTCTTCGTGCTGACGTCCAAGATCGCGAAATCCGGGGACCGCGACGGGTTGCCGAACGTCCTGATGGAAGCGCAGGCAATGGGCCTGTGCTGCCTCGCCACCAGGGTCTCCGCGATCCCGGAACTGATCCGCGATGGCGAGACCGGCGTTCTGGTTCCGCCGGCGGATCGCCCGGCGATTGCTGCCGCACTGGAAGCGCTGATCCGTTCGCCCGAGACCCGCGACCGGCTCGGCCGGGCGGCGGCACAGGACGTCCGCGCCCGGTTTTCCGCCGACCCGGGGCTCGATTTTCTGGCAGACCGGTTTCGCAAGATCCTGTAA
- a CDS encoding adenylate/guanylate cyclase domain-containing protein has translation MDKGKAVVPVPHPGGLVGYILRGGPRQDGIPERVRAEIRMREDSAERLIGWAQLAMVVFFAALYSLAPRAEGADGFNFVPLALAAYFLFTVLRVGLSYRFSLPAWYLVVSIMVDVALLCALIFSFHIQYGQHPTFFLKAPTLMYLFIFISLRALRFDPRFVLITGLVGVVGWLALVAYAVTADMGEMRITRNYVEYLTSNAILIGAELDKTIIILGVTLFLSVALYRGRQVLFDSVRDHAAAEDLKRFFAPEVAHTITDAEEALTAGRGDVRNVAVMFVDIRGFTRTAASLSPATVMQVLACYQEDVLALISVHGGRVDKFLGDGILATFGAVEASETAAADALRAASGLTGAVDRLAPRAIACGWPETLRVGGAVTYGAVTVGVVGAGNRLEFTVIGDAVNRAAKLEDANKAQETRVLTDMETLAAARLQGYQELPLDLRRAQGVAGLAQPVDLVVLA, from the coding sequence GTGGACAAAGGCAAGGCGGTTGTGCCGGTTCCGCACCCGGGCGGCTTGGTCGGGTACATTCTGCGCGGCGGGCCCAGGCAGGACGGGATTCCGGAGCGGGTGCGCGCCGAGATCCGCATGCGTGAAGACAGTGCCGAACGTCTCATCGGCTGGGCGCAGCTTGCCATGGTGGTGTTCTTTGCTGCGCTCTATTCCCTCGCTCCCCGCGCAGAAGGCGCGGACGGCTTCAATTTCGTGCCGCTGGCCCTGGCCGCGTATTTTCTTTTCACGGTCCTGCGCGTCGGTCTGTCATACCGGTTTTCCTTGCCCGCATGGTATCTTGTTGTCTCGATCATGGTCGACGTGGCGCTTCTGTGCGCCCTGATTTTCTCTTTCCACATCCAGTACGGCCAACACCCGACCTTTTTTCTCAAAGCGCCGACCCTGATGTATCTGTTCATCTTTATTTCGCTCAGGGCCCTGCGGTTCGACCCCCGTTTCGTCTTGATCACGGGTCTCGTGGGCGTGGTCGGCTGGCTTGCGCTCGTCGCCTATGCGGTGACCGCGGACATGGGCGAGATGCGTATCACCCGCAACTACGTCGAATATCTGACTTCCAATGCGATCCTTATCGGAGCGGAACTCGACAAGACGATCATCATCCTCGGCGTGACCCTCTTTCTCTCCGTGGCCTTGTATCGGGGACGACAGGTGCTGTTCGATTCCGTTCGCGATCACGCGGCGGCGGAGGACCTCAAACGGTTCTTTGCCCCCGAGGTCGCCCATACCATCACCGATGCCGAGGAAGCGTTGACTGCAGGGCGTGGAGATGTCCGCAACGTCGCGGTGATGTTCGTCGACATTCGCGGCTTCACCCGCACCGCCGCATCCCTGTCTCCGGCGACGGTGATGCAGGTGCTTGCCTGCTACCAGGAAGACGTGCTGGCTCTGATTTCCGTGCACGGCGGCCGGGTCGATAAATTCCTTGGCGACGGAATTCTGGCAACATTCGGTGCCGTGGAGGCAAGCGAAACTGCTGCTGCGGATGCCTTGCGGGCCGCCAGCGGCCTGACCGGCGCTGTCGACCGTCTTGCGCCGCGCGCGATTGCCTGCGGATGGCCGGAGACCTTGCGTGTCGGTGGCGCCGTGACATATGGCGCGGTGACCGTCGGTGTGGTGGGGGCGGGGAACCGTCTTGAGTTCACCGTGATCGGCGACGCGGTCAACCGGGCGGCAAAGCTTGAGGATGCCAACAAGGCGCAGGAAACACGGGTGCTGACGGATATGGAGACCCTGGCGGCCGCGCGGCTCCAGGGATATCAGGAACTCCCGCTCGATCTGCGGCGCGCTCAGGGCGTGGCCGGACTTGCCCAACCGGTCGATCTGGTCGTGCTGGCGTGA
- a CDS encoding cyclic nucleotide-binding domain-containing protein translates to MTLDAEVDALRRVPLFRGIDATKLRLLAFISDRTHFAPGEELCRQGEEGDSAFIILEGEADIRVHTPDGEKTVARLGQHSIVGEIAILCDVPRTATVVAGSEMDVLTVSKDDFLRLLKEFPDMSLEVMRTLAQRLERTTQDLAAQKASGTAA, encoded by the coding sequence GTGACCCTAGATGCGGAAGTTGACGCCCTGCGTCGCGTGCCATTGTTCCGCGGCATCGACGCGACCAAACTGAGGCTGCTGGCCTTCATTTCCGACCGGACGCATTTTGCGCCCGGCGAGGAGTTGTGCCGTCAGGGAGAAGAAGGCGATTCTGCCTTCATCATCCTTGAAGGGGAGGCAGACATCCGCGTCCATACCCCTGACGGGGAAAAGACCGTGGCCCGGCTCGGGCAACATTCCATCGTTGGCGAAATCGCCATCCTGTGCGACGTTCCGCGAACCGCGACGGTGGTGGCGGGATCCGAAATGGACGTCCTCACCGTGTCGAAGGACGACTTTCTCCGATTGCTCAAGGAGTTTCCGGACATGTCGCTTGAAGTCATGCGCACGCTTGCGCAGCGTCTTGAACGCACGACGCAGGATCTCGCGGCGCAAAAGGCGTCCGGCACGGCAGCTTGA